From the Bacteroidales bacterium genome, one window contains:
- the ilvN gene encoding acetolactate synthase small subunit, producing the protein MSKISENSLNGGKQTYTISAFSENHIGLLNRITIIFTRRQVNIDSLTVSGSALPGIHKFTIVVNDTRDKVEKVVTQIEKLVEVLKAFYHTEDEVIHQEIALYKVPTQSIVEGNVVEEIIRKHHARILEVKPEYTVIELTGHKEETQALFDELYNYGLLQFTRSGRIAITRSSREVFSNYMKDAGTNSVEYAKN; encoded by the coding sequence ATGTCAAAAATAAGCGAAAACAGCCTCAATGGAGGCAAGCAGACCTATACTATTTCCGCTTTCTCTGAAAACCATATAGGGCTTCTTAACCGCATAACAATTATCTTTACAAGGCGGCAGGTAAATATTGACAGTCTGACGGTTTCAGGTTCTGCATTACCGGGGATCCATAAATTCACCATTGTTGTGAACGATACCCGCGACAAGGTGGAAAAAGTCGTTACCCAGATTGAAAAACTTGTGGAAGTGCTGAAGGCTTTCTATCATACCGAAGACGAAGTCATCCACCAGGAAATTGCACTCTATAAAGTTCCTACACAGTCGATTGTTGAAGGAAATGTGGTAGAGGAGATTATCCGTAAGCATCATGCCCGCATTCTCGAGGTGAAGCCTGAGTATACTGTAATCGAACTTACAGGACATAAAGAGGAGACCCAGGCGCTGTTTGATGAACTCTATAATTATGGCCTGCTTCAATTCACCCGTTCAGGCCGGATCGCAATCACCCGTTCAAGCCGCGAGGTATTTTCAAATTATATGAAAGATGCAGGAACCAATTCAGTAGAATACGCAAAGAATTAA
- the ilvC gene encoding ketol-acid reductoisomerase, which yields MAKINFGGVVEDVITREEFPLKKAQEVLKNEVVAVIGYGVQGPAQAMNMKENGINVIIGQAPEFKSDWDKAVKDGWVPGKTLFSIEEAATKGTIIQYLVSDAAQRAIWPKLKPCLKAGDALYFSHGFSITYKEQTGVVPPADVDVILVAPKGSGTSVRRNFLAGAGINSSYAIFQDYTGKATERALAVGIAIGSGYLFPTTFEQEVYSDLTGERGVLMGALAGIMDAQYQVLRQNGHSPSEAFNETVEELTQSLIRLVDENGMDWMYSNCSATAQRGALDWRPKFKEATLPVFNDLYNKVKSGSETKRVLESTGMSNYREYLEKELKELRESEMWQAGQQVRNLRPKVK from the coding sequence ATGGCAAAAATTAATTTTGGAGGTGTTGTTGAAGACGTTATAACCCGTGAAGAATTTCCTCTTAAAAAAGCACAGGAAGTTCTTAAAAACGAAGTTGTTGCAGTGATCGGTTACGGTGTTCAGGGCCCGGCACAGGCTATGAACATGAAAGAAAATGGCATCAATGTCATTATCGGACAGGCACCGGAGTTTAAATCCGACTGGGACAAAGCAGTGAAAGACGGCTGGGTGCCCGGCAAGACTCTCTTTTCAATTGAAGAGGCTGCAACAAAAGGTACTATCATCCAGTATCTCGTTTCCGACGCCGCACAAAGGGCCATATGGCCAAAACTGAAACCCTGCCTGAAAGCAGGCGATGCCCTCTATTTCTCACACGGTTTTTCAATTACCTATAAAGAACAGACCGGCGTTGTTCCGCCTGCTGATGTTGATGTTATCCTTGTAGCTCCTAAAGGTTCGGGCACCAGCGTAAGGAGAAACTTCCTTGCCGGCGCCGGTATCAATTCAAGCTATGCCATATTCCAGGATTATACAGGCAAAGCAACAGAGAGAGCACTTGCGGTTGGAATCGCCATTGGTTCAGGCTACCTTTTCCCGACTACTTTCGAACAGGAAGTTTACAGCGATCTTACAGGTGAACGGGGTGTTCTGATGGGAGCACTCGCCGGCATTATGGATGCACAATACCAGGTTTTGCGCCAGAATGGTCATTCACCCAGCGAAGCATTCAACGAGACTGTTGAAGAGCTTACCCAGAGCCTTATCCGCCTGGTTGATGAAAACGGAATGGACTGGATGTATTCGAACTGCAGCGCTACAGCACAGCGTGGGGCACTCGACTGGAGACCGAAGTTTAAAGAAGCGACGCTTCCTGTTTTCAACGATTTATACAACAAGGTAAAATCGGGATCAGAAACAAAACGTGTTCTTGAATCTACCGGAATGTCGAATTATCGAGAATATCTTGAAAAAGAACTCAAGGAGCTTCGTGAATCC